From a single Microbacterium murale genomic region:
- a CDS encoding carbohydrate ABC transporter permease produces the protein MSLRTTDDTEVIVTGVSLSRRRRQLRKTTESYAFLSPTMILLFVLMIVPIVMVIGYSFQDNVILNKSPEFVGIANYVEILSDPGFWKATGNTILFTVASVVAHLVLGLGFAMMLNSPLLGGFARSIFRALYVLPWLFTVAVIAVLWRMLLAPNGVVNFLLNTDIEWLASPQLALGTIIFINIWAGYPFFMVSLLAGLQGIPNELNEAATVDGAGAVQRFWNVTIPQLRPIIVSLVLLDLIWTSQQFALIWMTTGGGPIDVTEVLSTFTYKLAFAKYDFSLAATSAVLVLLMSMVLAVFYVRHQKARD, from the coding sequence ATGAGCCTGAGAACGACCGACGACACCGAGGTGATCGTCACCGGAGTCTCGTTGTCCCGTCGCCGACGGCAACTGCGCAAGACCACGGAGTCTTACGCCTTCCTCTCGCCGACGATGATCCTGCTGTTCGTCCTGATGATCGTCCCGATCGTCATGGTGATCGGCTACTCGTTCCAGGACAATGTGATCCTGAACAAGTCGCCCGAGTTCGTCGGTATCGCGAACTATGTCGAGATACTCTCGGACCCGGGCTTCTGGAAGGCCACGGGTAACACGATCCTGTTCACGGTCGCCAGCGTGGTCGCTCATCTCGTGCTCGGCCTCGGCTTCGCAATGATGCTGAACAGCCCCCTGCTCGGCGGCTTCGCGAGGTCGATCTTCCGAGCCCTCTACGTGCTGCCGTGGCTCTTCACCGTCGCGGTGATCGCCGTGCTGTGGCGCATGCTCCTCGCCCCCAACGGCGTCGTCAACTTCCTGCTCAACACCGACATCGAGTGGCTCGCCTCACCTCAGCTGGCGCTCGGCACGATCATCTTCATAAACATCTGGGCGGGGTACCCCTTCTTCATGGTCAGCCTGCTGGCCGGGCTCCAAGGCATCCCGAACGAACTCAACGAGGCAGCGACTGTCGACGGGGCCGGCGCTGTCCAGCGCTTCTGGAACGTCACCATCCCGCAGCTGCGGCCGATCATCGTCAGCCTCGTGCTGCTCGACCTGATCTGGACTTCGCAGCAGTTCGCGCTCATCTGGATGACCACCGGCGGCGGTCCCATCGACGTCACTGAGGTGCTCAGTACCTTCACCTACAAGCTCGCCTTCGCCAAATACGACTTCTCACTCGCCGCGACGTCCGCAGTGCTGGTCCTTCTCATGTCGATGGTGCTCGCCGTGTTCTACGTGCGCCACCAGAAAGCGAGGGACTGA
- a CDS encoding carbohydrate ABC transporter permease: protein MALTVKTQRTVAKTGVTIGLIIGAVFAAGPVLWMLSSSFKSNTQIFEMPPRLITDTFSFDAYVAIFTSPETMRFFLNSYIVAGAVTVLTLIVAIQAAYAFSRFEFRGKRILNVVIVSVQAVPPITLLIPYFGLMVALGLYNSYLGLILTYMVFTLPYAIIMMTGYFNTLPKELDEAVRVDGAGSMTALWRILVPISVPGIVSVGIYTFMIAWNEYLFALTLTRTVDMRTVPIGIQLLMGQHSYEWNQIMAMSVLGSIPVLILFLFFQRYFISGLTAGSVKS, encoded by the coding sequence ATGGCTCTCACCGTAAAGACCCAGCGCACGGTCGCGAAGACCGGTGTCACGATCGGCCTCATCATCGGAGCTGTGTTCGCCGCGGGGCCTGTGCTCTGGATGCTGTCGAGCTCTTTCAAGTCGAACACGCAGATCTTCGAGATGCCGCCGCGGTTGATCACCGACACGTTCTCATTCGACGCGTACGTCGCGATCTTCACCAGCCCCGAGACGATGCGGTTCTTCCTCAACAGTTACATCGTGGCCGGTGCTGTGACTGTCCTGACGCTCATCGTCGCGATCCAGGCGGCCTACGCGTTCAGCCGCTTCGAGTTCAGGGGCAAACGCATCCTGAATGTCGTGATCGTCAGCGTGCAGGCGGTACCACCGATCACGCTGCTGATCCCGTACTTCGGCCTCATGGTCGCGCTCGGCCTCTACAACTCGTACCTGGGCCTGATCCTCACCTACATGGTGTTCACGTTGCCCTACGCGATCATCATGATGACCGGCTACTTCAACACTCTCCCGAAGGAGCTCGACGAAGCCGTGCGGGTCGACGGTGCCGGGTCCATGACCGCCCTATGGCGCATACTCGTGCCGATCTCCGTGCCCGGCATCGTCTCGGTCGGCATCTACACCTTCATGATCGCGTGGAACGAGTATCTGTTCGCGCTGACACTCACCCGCACGGTAGACATGCGCACCGTGCCGATCGGCATCCAGCTGCTCATGGGCCAGCACTCCTACGAGTGGAACCAGATCATGGCGATGAGCGTGCTCGGGTCCATCCCCGTGCTGATCCTTTTCCTCTTCTTCCAGCGCTACTTCATCAGCGGGCTCACCGCTGGATCCGTCAAGAGCTGA
- a CDS encoding ketose-bisphosphate aldolase — MLYTGKSILDVANDHNFAIPAFNISDWAMFNGIIDVSEELAAPVIIAIHPDEVSHISTDLIAAMRSRAHRASVPVAIHWDHGGTYEQMIVAIQAGFTSVMIDASLLPFDENVALTRKVVEAAHAVGVQVEGELGTIGANDSYGESGAAEIIYTNPADAVRFVEETGVDSLAIAIGTSHGLYPAEKNPELRHDLLEEIKSAVGIPLVLHGGSSNPDAELRRAVELGVNKINISSDIKVSYHNRMREILGTDERLREPNAIQPEPIVAMKVTAAEKIKLFGADGKAELY; from the coding sequence GTGCTCTACACCGGCAAATCCATCCTCGATGTCGCGAACGACCACAACTTCGCGATCCCAGCCTTCAACATCAGCGACTGGGCGATGTTCAACGGCATCATCGACGTCAGCGAGGAGCTGGCCGCACCGGTCATCATCGCGATCCACCCGGACGAGGTCTCGCACATCAGCACCGACCTGATCGCAGCGATGCGCTCGCGGGCACATCGCGCCAGCGTTCCCGTGGCGATCCACTGGGATCACGGCGGAACCTATGAGCAGATGATCGTCGCGATCCAGGCCGGCTTCACCTCGGTCATGATCGACGCGTCGCTGCTGCCGTTCGACGAGAACGTCGCGTTGACCCGCAAGGTCGTCGAGGCGGCCCACGCGGTGGGCGTGCAGGTCGAGGGGGAGCTCGGCACGATCGGCGCGAATGACAGCTACGGAGAGTCGGGTGCGGCCGAGATCATCTACACGAACCCGGCGGATGCCGTTCGTTTCGTCGAGGAGACGGGTGTCGACAGCCTGGCGATCGCCATCGGCACCTCGCACGGACTGTACCCGGCCGAGAAGAATCCAGAGTTGCGCCACGATCTGCTTGAGGAGATCAAATCGGCTGTCGGCATCCCGCTCGTGCTGCACGGTGGATCGTCGAACCCGGATGCGGAGCTGCGTCGTGCGGTGGAGCTGGGCGTCAACAAGATCAACATCTCAAGCGACATCAAGGTCTCGTACCACAATCGCATGCGTGAGATTCTCGGCACGGATGAGCGGCTGCGCGAGCCGAACGCGATCCAGCCCGAGCCGATCGTTGCCATGAAGGTGACAGCGGCTGAGAAGATCAAGCTGTTCGGTGCAGACGGCAAAGCCGAGCTGTACTGA